One segment of Rosa chinensis cultivar Old Blush chromosome 6, RchiOBHm-V2, whole genome shotgun sequence DNA contains the following:
- the LOC112173428 gene encoding FHA domain-containing protein FHA2, translating to MTTSSDVEAGFAKLQGEDFEYYMQTYSIILGRNSKKSTVDVDLSSLGGGMNISRHHARIFYDFTRRRFALEVLGKNGCLVEGVLHLPGNPPVKLDSQDLLQIGDKEFYFLLPVRSILGGPIGPRHYAAAVGVSGSAGTAHYGYGHPGASAGSVAKKSRGREFYEDEYEDEDDIGGGGGGGGSGSGKKRREGYEGYGYSGGPGSGSGTKSGSLALEKKGDGRSRVDRDSDNQQLLHLEEKDVVSSVATVLSDLCGPGEWMPMEKLHAELVEQYSGVWHHTRVRRYLTSEDWPGPESKGKPWYGLLMLLRKYPEHFVINTRSKNRVTLEFVSLVSLLS from the exons ATGACGACGAGCAGTGACGTGGAGGCCGGATTCGCGAAGCTCCAAGGCGAAGACTTTGAGTACTACATGCAGACCTACTCCATAATCCTCGGCCGCAACTCCAAGAAGTCGACGGTGGACGTCGACCTCTCCAGCCTCGGCGGCGGAATGAACATCTCCCGCCACCACGCGCGCATCTTCTACGACTTCACGCGCCGCCGCTTCGCTCTGGAGGTTCTCGGGAAGAACGGGTGTCTCGTCGAGGGGGTGCTCCACCTCCCCGGAAACCCTCCGGTCAAGCTCGATTCGCAGGATCTGCTTCAGATTGGGGATAAAGAGTTTTACTTTTTGTTGCCGGTGAGGAGTATTCTGGGTGGGCCTATTGGGCCCAGGCATTACGCGGCGGCGGTCGGGGTTTCCGGCTCGGCGGGGACGGCCCATTATGGATATGGGCATCCGGGCGCGTCGGCAGGGTCGGTGGCGAAGAAGAGTAGGGGGAGGGAGTTTTATGAGGACGAatatgaggatgaggatgatatTGGCGGCgggggcggcggcggcggcagtGGTAGTGGGAAGAAGAGGAGGGAAGGGTATGAGGGTTATGGGTACAGTGGTGGGCCGGGTTCTGGATCGGGCACCAAGTCGGGTTCCTTGGCTTTAG AAAAGAAGGGAGATGGAAGATCAAGGGTTGATCGAGACAGTGACAATCAGCAACTTCTGCATTTGGAAGAAAAGGATGTGGTGTCATCTGTTGCTACAGTGCTCTCTGATCTTTGTGGTCCTGGCGAATGGATGCCTATGGAGAAACTGCATGCTGAG TTGGTGGAACAGTATAGTGGTGTTTGGCATCACACTCGAGTGAGGAGATATCTTACTTCTGAGGACTGGCCTGGTCCCGAATCAAAGGGGAAACCATGGTACGGCTTGCTTATGCTGCTAAGGAAATACCCAGAACATTTTGTCATCAACACAAGGTCTAAGAATCGTGTAACTCTGGAATTTGTATCTCTTGTTTCGTTGCTTTCATAA
- the LOC112172977 gene encoding dolichol-phosphate mannose synthase subunit 3: MKHIVKILTLLVTISALWIGLLQTAIIPRSHTWLLPIYFIVSLGCYGLLLVGVGLVQFPTCPQEAVLLQQDVIEAKEYLKQKGIDVGGCD; this comes from the exons ATGAAACATATTGTGAAAATTCTGACATTGTTGGTGACCATCTCTGCCTTATGGATTGGCCTATTACAGACAGCTATTATTCCACGTAGTCATACTTGGTTG CTTCCCATATATTTCATTGTGTCGCTAGGATGCTATGGGCTTCTACTGGTTGGAGTTGGTTTGGTACAATTTCCAACTTGTCCTCAAGAAGCAGTATTGTTGCAGCAG GACGTAATTGAGGCCAAGGAATATTTGAAGCAGAAAGGGATCGATGTGGGTGGCTGTGATTGA
- the LOC112169311 gene encoding uncharacterized protein LOC112169311 → MGGLRESWCFCKGVSKSEKMKAAIFSGKAPALAWISGAGNGISGTGFLIHRSLLLTTHVNLPSVAAAESSEIRLQNGVAASLVPHRFFITSSVLDLTIVGLDAADGDSNSQGLPYYLKTCSKPNLDLGSGVYLLGYTETKELTVGEGKVVIATDNLIKLSTDGVTWSPGSAGFDVQGNLAFMICDPMKLATSPNTKSSSTSSSSSSSWKKDHPMQFGIPIPIICDWLNQHWEGSLDDLNKPKLPLIRLMSTGQKSDHSCASFTLRRVFKSTEADNDGTPSSSNTVSKPRDQLGPGCSAAANTFEEETPTDAHAAHVQGIPTPEIYESPKLTSIPLRKREGSQVQLLDINFPPRITKPAFTPQPTKRLPPNSDENFVKQSLLNSPRRQENQVKDRGPGSPGADAEIASTGSVDGVHSEVQSSSYPVEASDMHNGYSSEGETMYSAETAESRNYPSPPGGKFQPVGRSQSCVNYNRWGAVQRNPVARRALLEQQRSFIHGRKMYSQGATSQRSNDYYSPTVSSIMKKRNSEQPVTTIVKPRQAAVHSSPRWNF, encoded by the exons ATGGGTGGTCTGAGAGAGTCATGGTGCTTCTGCAAAGGAGTGAGCAAGTCTGAGAAGATGAAGGCGGCCATTTTCTCCGGCAAAGCTCCGGCATTGGCCTGGATTTCTGGAGCCGGGAATGGGATCTCCGGTACCGGGTTCTTGATCCACCGTAGCCTCCTGCTGACCACCCACGTCAACCTTCCGTCGGTGGCGGCTGCCGAGAGCTCCGAGATCCGGCTGCAAAACGGCGTCGCTGCGAGTCTCGTTCCCCACAG GTTTTTCATCACCAGCTCCGTTTTAGATCTTACTATAGTAGGTTTGGATGCAGCAGATGGAGATTCAAATTCTCAGGGCCTCCCTTACTACTTGAAGACCTGCTCCAAACCAAACCTGGATCTGGGAAGTGGAGTTTACCTTCTAGGCTACACCGAGACTAAGGAATTAACAGTTGGCGAAGGTAAGGTCGTTATAGCCACTGACAATCTCATAAAATTGTCAACTGATGGAGTAACATGGAGCCCTGGTTCAGCTGGATTTGATGTGCAAGGCAACCTTGCATTTATGATATGCGATCCTATGAAACTAGCAACCTCGCCAAACACCAAATCCTCATCTACTTCTTCATCGTCGTCGTCATCATGGAAAAAGGATCATCCTATGCAATTTGGTATCCCCATTCCGATCATATGTGATTGGTTAAATCAACATTGGGAAGGTAGCCTTGATGATCTTAACAAGCCTAAGCTACCACTCATTCGATTAATGTCTACTGGCCAAAAAAGTGACCACTCCTGTGCTTCCTTCACACTGCGGCGGGTTTTCAAATCAACTGAAGCCGATAACGATGGGACACCTTCTTCATCGAATACTGTCTCAAAACCTAGAGACCAGCTTGGACCAGGCTGTTCTGCTGCAGCAAACACATTTGAAGAAGAGACCCCAACGGATGCTCATGCTGCCCATGTACAGGGAATTCCTACTCCTGAAATATATGAATCACCGAAGTTAACATCTATTCCTCTTCGGAAAAGAGAAGGTTCCCAAGTTCAGCTTTTGGATATTAATTTTCCTCCTAGGATCACTAAACCAGCATTTACACCGCAGCCTACCAAAAGATTACCCCCGAATTCTGATGAGAATTTTGTGAAGCAATCTCTATTGAATAGCCCAAGAAGACAAGAAAATCAAGTCAAGGATAGAGGACCGGGCAGCCCTGGTGCTGATGCTGAGATTGCTTCAACAGGTTCGGTAGATGGGGTCCATAGTGAGGTTCAGTCTAGTTCATACCCAGTCGAAGCTTCAGATATGCATAATGGGTATAGTAGTGAGGGAGAGACTATGTACTCTGCAGAAACAGCTGAGAGTAGAAATTATCCTAGTCCTCCTGGGGGAAAGTTTCAGCCAGTGGGAAGAAGCCAGAGTTGTGTGAATTATAATAGATGGGGAGCTGTTCAAAGGAACCCAGTGGCTCGAAGGGCATTGCTAGAACAGCAAAGGAGCTTTATCCATGGAAGGAAGATGTATTCACAAGGAGCAACTTCTCAAAGAAGCAATGACTACTACAGCCCAACTGTGTCCTCAATCATGAAGAAGCGAAACTCAGAGCAGCCTGTCACTACTATTGTCAAACCCCGGCAAGCTGctgttcattcctctccaagatGGAACTTCTAA
- the LOC112172898 gene encoding membrane protein of ER body-like protein isoform X2 encodes MEATREQWEENEEVGMDLRGRPPRQNINTITSGEDVVHSSQSSSEAESLNAEEEEEAKGRPRNGFRMVSDKNGGAESSYTSGFNGGEVEYLISEKISGSEIVASEVQSLSFQKSVEAKRQDDDYIKLKDEELPGFGALPSTQSIEQNESYASLENGKAEHGKVKLRDISEQEVSELYLERVYEKPAAHEFYCPNCNSCITKVLIREKELENRPETFRCTSCFSFLFPQGNWFPLKKVEHPTVRDKAPEPYLESRVGVELPVSPQDSNETFYYQNPPIPAQSDGGSEATLIGKAPEPYLESRVGVELPVSPQDSNETFNAQNPPIGAQSDGVSEALLIDKAPVPGDSVEASINGVQVPVPSYDSSGTLHDQKSPLPGQSVVSITVTTQPPAPEIDDAGPAETKPHDSTTVIITSGGPTIISEPSDAKTFEILKSIVYGGLTEAIASLSIVTSAASAGAATLNILALALANLLGGLFIIGHHLWELKVDQSRVTSGETDEQVDRYAEVLGKRENFFLHASVAILSFLIFGLVPPLVYCFSFRQSNDTDLKLAVVAASSLLCIILLSTGKAYIQRPQKYIKTLLYYIIIGVGAAGVSYLAGDLIDKLIEKLGWFNSTVSGTLPVPQMSIVKPAWKSW; translated from the exons ATGGAAGCGACCCGAGAGCAGTGGGAGGAGAATGAGGAAGTGGGCATGGACTTGCGAGGAAGGCCGCCTCGCCAAAACATCAACACGATCACTAGTggtgaagatgttgtccattcCTCACAGAGTTCAAGTGAAGCTGAATCTCTCAAtgcagaggaggaagaagaagctaaGGGAAGACCAAGAAATGGTTTTCGCATGGTCTCTGACAAAAATGGag GTGCCGAATCCTCATATACGTCTGGTTTCAATGGTGGAGAAGTTGAGTATCTTATTTCCGAGAAAATTTCTGGGAGTGAAATAGTGGCTAGTGAAGTACAGAGTCTAAGCTTTCAAAAGAGTGTTGAAGCCAAGCGTCAAGATGATGACTATATTAAGTTGAAGGATGAAGAGTTACCTGGTTTTGGTGCTTTACCTTCCACGCAGTCCATTGAGCAAAATGAAAGCTATGCTTCTCTGGAAAATGGAAAGGCTGAACATGGGAAAGTTAAGTTGAGAGACATAAGTGAGCAAGAAGTGTCTGAATTGTATCTTGAGAGGGTATATGAGAAGCCGGCTGCACATGAATTCTACTGTCCTAATTGCAATTCTTGCATCACCAAGGTTCTTATACGTGAGAAGGAATTGGAGAATAGACCTGAAACATTTAGATGCACTTCCTGCTTTAGTTTCCTCTTTCCTCAAG GCAATTGGTTCCCTCTCAAAAAAGTGGAACATCCGACAGTTCGAG ATAAAGCTCCAGAGCCCTATCTCGAGAGTAGAGTTGGAGTTGAATTGCCAGTTTCACCACAAGACTCGAATGAAACATTTTATTATCAAAATCCTCCAATTCCTGCTCAGTCAGATGGAGGTAGTGAAGCCACGTTGATTGGTAAAGCTCCAGAGCCCTATCTCGAGAGTAGAGTTGGAGTTGAATTGCCAGTTTCACCACAAGACTCGAATGAAACATTTAATGCTCAAAATCCTCCAATAGGCGCTCAGTCAGATGGAGTTAGTGAAGCCTTGTTGATTGATAAAGCTCCAGTTCCTGGTGACTCTGTTGAAGCTAGCATTAATGGAGTTCAGGTGCCAGTTCCATCATATGACTCTAGTGGAACATTACATGATCAAAAATCTCCATTGCCTGGTCAGTCGGTTGTTAGCATAACTGTAACAACTCAGCCACCAGCACCTGAAATAGATGATGCAG GGCCAGCTGAAACAAAACCTCATGATAGCACAACAGTCATTATTACATCCGGTGGACCAACAATAATATCTGAACCAAGTGATGCCAAAACCTTTGAAATCCTCAAAAGCATCGTATATGGAGGTTTAACTGAAGCAATTGCAAGCTTAAGCATTGTGACATCTGCAGCTAGTGCTGGTGCTGCCACAT TGAACATTCTAGCTTTGGCCTTGGCAAACTTGCTGGGTGGTCTTTTCATCATTGGACACCAC CTTTGGGAACTGAAAGTCGATCAATCAAGAGTTACCTCCGGTGAAACAGATGAACAAGTGGATAGATATGCAGAAGTACTGGGGAAAAGAGAGAATTTCTTTCTTCATGCCTCAGTTGCCATATTATCGTTCCTCATTTTCGGATTAGTACCTCCTTTGGTTTATTGCTTCTCATTCCGTCAGAGCAATGACACGGACTTAAAGCTTGCAGTAGTTGCCGCATCTTCTCTCTTATGCATCATACTTCTTTCAACTGGTAAGGCTTACATCCAGAGGCCACAAAAGTACATCAAAACTTTGCTGTACTATATCATCATTGGGGTTGGGGCTGCCGGCGTTTCTTACTTAGCAGGCGACCTGATTGACAAACTTATAGAGAAGCTTGGCTGGTTCAACTCAACTGTGTCTGGCACTCTGCCTGTTCCTCAGATGAGTATAGTGAAGCCTGCATGGAAATCCTGGTGA
- the LOC112172898 gene encoding membrane protein of ER body-like protein isoform X1 gives MEATREQWEENEEVGMDLRGRPPRQNINTITSGEDVVHSSQSSSEAESLNAEEEEEAKGRPRNGFRMVSDKNGGAESSYTSGFNGGEVEYLISEKISGSEIVASEVQSLSFQKSVEAKRQDDDYIKLKDEELPGFGALPSTQSIEQNESYASLENGKAEHGKVKLRDISEQEVSELYLERVYEKPAAHEFYCPNCNSCITKVLIREKELENRPETFRCTSCFSFLFPQGNWFPLKKVEHPTVRVDKAPEPYLESRVGVELPVSPQDSNETFYYQNPPIPAQSDGGSEATLIGKAPEPYLESRVGVELPVSPQDSNETFNAQNPPIGAQSDGVSEALLIDKAPVPGDSVEASINGVQVPVPSYDSSGTLHDQKSPLPGQSVVSITVTTQPPAPEIDDAGPAETKPHDSTTVIITSGGPTIISEPSDAKTFEILKSIVYGGLTEAIASLSIVTSAASAGAATLNILALALANLLGGLFIIGHHLWELKVDQSRVTSGETDEQVDRYAEVLGKRENFFLHASVAILSFLIFGLVPPLVYCFSFRQSNDTDLKLAVVAASSLLCIILLSTGKAYIQRPQKYIKTLLYYIIIGVGAAGVSYLAGDLIDKLIEKLGWFNSTVSGTLPVPQMSIVKPAWKSW, from the exons ATGGAAGCGACCCGAGAGCAGTGGGAGGAGAATGAGGAAGTGGGCATGGACTTGCGAGGAAGGCCGCCTCGCCAAAACATCAACACGATCACTAGTggtgaagatgttgtccattcCTCACAGAGTTCAAGTGAAGCTGAATCTCTCAAtgcagaggaggaagaagaagctaaGGGAAGACCAAGAAATGGTTTTCGCATGGTCTCTGACAAAAATGGag GTGCCGAATCCTCATATACGTCTGGTTTCAATGGTGGAGAAGTTGAGTATCTTATTTCCGAGAAAATTTCTGGGAGTGAAATAGTGGCTAGTGAAGTACAGAGTCTAAGCTTTCAAAAGAGTGTTGAAGCCAAGCGTCAAGATGATGACTATATTAAGTTGAAGGATGAAGAGTTACCTGGTTTTGGTGCTTTACCTTCCACGCAGTCCATTGAGCAAAATGAAAGCTATGCTTCTCTGGAAAATGGAAAGGCTGAACATGGGAAAGTTAAGTTGAGAGACATAAGTGAGCAAGAAGTGTCTGAATTGTATCTTGAGAGGGTATATGAGAAGCCGGCTGCACATGAATTCTACTGTCCTAATTGCAATTCTTGCATCACCAAGGTTCTTATACGTGAGAAGGAATTGGAGAATAGACCTGAAACATTTAGATGCACTTCCTGCTTTAGTTTCCTCTTTCCTCAAG GCAATTGGTTCCCTCTCAAAAAAGTGGAACATCCGACAGTTCGAG TAGATAAAGCTCCAGAGCCCTATCTCGAGAGTAGAGTTGGAGTTGAATTGCCAGTTTCACCACAAGACTCGAATGAAACATTTTATTATCAAAATCCTCCAATTCCTGCTCAGTCAGATGGAGGTAGTGAAGCCACGTTGATTGGTAAAGCTCCAGAGCCCTATCTCGAGAGTAGAGTTGGAGTTGAATTGCCAGTTTCACCACAAGACTCGAATGAAACATTTAATGCTCAAAATCCTCCAATAGGCGCTCAGTCAGATGGAGTTAGTGAAGCCTTGTTGATTGATAAAGCTCCAGTTCCTGGTGACTCTGTTGAAGCTAGCATTAATGGAGTTCAGGTGCCAGTTCCATCATATGACTCTAGTGGAACATTACATGATCAAAAATCTCCATTGCCTGGTCAGTCGGTTGTTAGCATAACTGTAACAACTCAGCCACCAGCACCTGAAATAGATGATGCAG GGCCAGCTGAAACAAAACCTCATGATAGCACAACAGTCATTATTACATCCGGTGGACCAACAATAATATCTGAACCAAGTGATGCCAAAACCTTTGAAATCCTCAAAAGCATCGTATATGGAGGTTTAACTGAAGCAATTGCAAGCTTAAGCATTGTGACATCTGCAGCTAGTGCTGGTGCTGCCACAT TGAACATTCTAGCTTTGGCCTTGGCAAACTTGCTGGGTGGTCTTTTCATCATTGGACACCAC CTTTGGGAACTGAAAGTCGATCAATCAAGAGTTACCTCCGGTGAAACAGATGAACAAGTGGATAGATATGCAGAAGTACTGGGGAAAAGAGAGAATTTCTTTCTTCATGCCTCAGTTGCCATATTATCGTTCCTCATTTTCGGATTAGTACCTCCTTTGGTTTATTGCTTCTCATTCCGTCAGAGCAATGACACGGACTTAAAGCTTGCAGTAGTTGCCGCATCTTCTCTCTTATGCATCATACTTCTTTCAACTGGTAAGGCTTACATCCAGAGGCCACAAAAGTACATCAAAACTTTGCTGTACTATATCATCATTGGGGTTGGGGCTGCCGGCGTTTCTTACTTAGCAGGCGACCTGATTGACAAACTTATAGAGAAGCTTGGCTGGTTCAACTCAACTGTGTCTGGCACTCTGCCTGTTCCTCAGATGAGTATAGTGAAGCCTGCATGGAAATCCTGGTGA